GATTCAGGCAGGTTGTCCATGCTGCAGGGCAACAGGACGCCTTGGGCCCGAAGGCCAAAGGATCAAGCAACAACTGCCGGCAGCCCGGCTGTGGGCCGGGCGAGGCAGAAGCTTGCGACGGACGTCTGTATTAGTACAGACGAACGGCGCGGCGCTGTTCGCGCTGAACTTTCTTGGCGTGACGTTTAACAGCGGCTGCTGCTTTGCGCTTACGCTCAGAAGTCGGCTTCTCGTAAAATTCGCGGCTACGAACTTCAGCCAGAACACCGGCTTTTTCGCAGGAGCGCTTGAAACGACGCAGAGCTACGTCGAAGGGTTCATTCTCTTTAACTTTGACGGCTGGCATCCAGAGCTACCTTCATTCATTACCGGGGTCAACGAACTCGTGGCAAAAATGTGCGCTGGAGAACGTCGGTTTTTAAGGGTTGCGGATGTTAACCCTTAGCCGACCGGAATGCAAAGCCTCTGATCGAAAACCGCTGGTCGGCGTCGGGAGCGGGGACTATCATGCGCGCCTTCGAATTCAGCCTCAACAAGGCACGGACCCATGCTAGTACTGGGATTGGAAACATCCTGCGACGAAACCGGCGTCGCATTATACGACAGTGAACGCGGCCTTTTGGCCGATGCATTGTTCAGTCAGATCGACCTGCACCGCGTCTATGGCGGGGTAGTGCCGGAGCTGGCCTCGCGTGATCACGTCAAGCGCATGCTGCCGTTGATCCGCCAGGTGCTGGCCGAAGCCGACTGCGTCGCCACCGAGATCGACGCCATCGCCTATACCGCAGGCCCCGGCCTGGTCGGCGCACTCCTGGTGGGCGCTTCCTGCGCCCAGGCCCTGGCCTTTGCCTGGGGGATTCCGGCGCTTGGCGTGCATCACATGGAAGGTCACCTGCTGGCGCCGATGCTCGAAGAGCAGCCACCCGAGTTCCCGTTCGTCGCCTTGCTGGTGTCGGGCGGGCATACCCAGTTGGTGCGCGTCGACGGTATCGGTCAGTACGAGTTGCTCGGCGAGACCCTCGATGACGCCGCCGGCGAAGCCTTCGACAAGACCGCCAAGCTGATCGGCCTGCCGTACCCGGGTGGCCCGGAGATCGCTCGCCTGGCAACCCAGGGCGTGCCCGGGCGCTTTGTCTTCCCGCGGCCGATGACCGACCGCCCGGGGCTGGATTTCAGCTTCAGCGGCCTGAAAACCTTTGCCCTCAATACCTGGCAGCAGTGCCAGAGTGCTGGGGACGACGGTGAGCAAACCCGTTGCGACGTGTCGCTGGCCTTCCAGCAGGCGGTGGTGGAGACTTTGACCATCAAGTGCAAGCGAGCCCTCAAGCAGACCGGCCTCAAGCGCCTGGTGATCGCTGGCGGCGTCAGTGCCAACAAGGCCTTGCGCGCTTCGCTGGAAGACATGCTGGCTGGCATCAAGGGTAATGTGTACTACGCCCGGCCGCAGTTTTGCACCGATAACGGCGCCATGATTGCCTACGCCGGCTGCCAGCGTCTGGCCGCCGGGCAGCAGGAAAGCCTGGCGATCAGCGTGCAGGCGCGCTGGCCAATGGAGCAACTGGCGCCGCTGTGAAGCTGAGCGTTGCTCATGCGCTGGATTCAGAAATGCCGTTCGCGTCCGGCGAAAAGGTCGCGTAGATTGCCGCGGTGACGCCAGACGATCAGCACGGTCAGCACGCTGATTGGCAGCAACGCTTCCGGCTCACGCCAGGCCAGTAGTGGCAGGGTCAGTGGCGTTGCCACCAGCGCCGCCAGCGAGCTGGTACGGGTCAGGTAGAAGGTCAGCAGCCAGGCGCTGATGGCCAGCAAGGCGGCTGGCGGGTAAAGCCCCAGCAGCATGCCGGCGGCGGTGGCGACACCTTTGCCGCCGCGAAAGCGGAAGTACACCGGAAACAGATGGCCAATCACCGCGCACACGCCGATCCAGGCCTGTTGCTGCAGGTCGAGGCCAGCAAGATTGGCGACCAGCACGGGCAGCAGGCCCTTGCACAGGTCGCCAAGCAGGGTCAGGACCGCCAGTTTGCGGCCGGCCAGGCGCAGCATGTTGGTTGCACCGGCATTGCCTGAACCGCTCATGCGCGGGTCCGGGCTGCCATTGAGGCGGCTGAGGACGATGGCAAAGGACAGAGAGCCAAGCAGGTAGGCGCACAGCGCCAGTAACCAAAACATGCTAACCATTCCGGGCGAGGACGCCCTGATTCTAACGGCGCAACGCGCCCTTGTCGTGCTGTGGAGAGAAGTGCTTGGACAGAGTGTTCATCGAGGGGCTGGAAGTCGATACCGTGATCGGCGCCTATGACTGGGAGCGCGGAATCCGCCAGTGCCTGCGCCTGGACCTGAGCTTTGCCTGGGACAACCGCCCGGCCGCAGCCGGAGACGACCTGACCAAAGCCCTGGACTACGCCAGCGTGTCGGCGCGCATCCAGGCGTTTGCCGAGCAGTCCGAGTTCCAGTTGGTGGAAACCTTCGCCGAGCGCCTGGCGGCGGTGCTGATGAGTGAGTTCCAGATTCCCTGGTTGCGCCTGAAACTGACCAAGCCTGGCGCGGTACCGGCCGCCACTGGGGTCGGCGTGGAGATCGAGCGCGGATGTCTCTGAACAGGGTTTACCTCGGGCTGGGCAGCAATATCGAGCGCGAGCGGCACTTGACCGCCGGGCTCGATGCCTTGGCCGAAATGCTCACCGACATGCACTGTTCGGCGGTGTTCGAAAGCCAGGCGGTGGGCATCAAGAGCGGACCGTTCTTCAACCTGGTGGTCAGCGGTTTGACCGAGCTGCCGCTGATGGAACTGGATCGCCGGCTCAAGTTCATCGAGGCCGACAATGGCCGCTACGCCCCCGAGCGCAAAGGTCTGCCGCTGGATATCGACGTGCTGATGTACAACGACCTGCATGGCAGCTTCGACGGGCTGGTATTGCCGCGGGCAGAGATTCTCAAGAACGCATTCGTGTTGTGGCCGCTGGCGTTGATTGCGCCAGCGCTTAAGCACCCGGGTGCCGGCAAAACCATGAGCCAGCTGTGGGCCGAGGCGCAAATCGAGCAAGTGCTGGCGCCGGTGCCGTTCGAGTGGCGTGGGCAGCAGTTGACCGGTCTTTAGCTTCGATCGCGGGGCAAGCCCGCTCCCACAGGATTGTAGGAGCGGGCTTGCCCCGCGATAGGTTCAGCGCCCGAGACCTTCCTTGTACGCCTTCAACGCCTTCAGCCGCTCGCCCTTGAGCGCCTCGCCCAGCGCCTGCCCGGTCAGCCCTCGTTGCACCAGCGGTTGCACCTGCACTGCACGCGCCGCCGCCGCTGCGCCGCGCAGGTAATCAGCCTGTGGATAATCACGTTGCTCCAGGCCCTTGCGGCCCCGGGCGTCCATCTCGCAGGCGACGATAAACTCCTCGAAACGCTGCGGCCGGCGGTACACATCGAAGCTTTGCAGTAGCTCCAGCAAGGTCGAGGCGCGCAGTTCCAGGGCCCGGTGGCAGTGGGTGTGATATTCCCCGACCAGCAAGGCCAGTTCCTGGCATTCACGGGGCGCCTTGAAGCGCTGGTTCACCGCCTTGATCAACTTCAGCCCGCGTTGCTCGTGAGCGATGTGCCGTGGCCATTCTTTCTCTGGGGTAAGGCCCTTGCCCAGGTCGTGCAGCAAACAGGCCCAGCGCACGCTCAGGGGCTGCTGGTGCAGGGCGGCTTGCTCGAGCACCGAGAGGGTATGGATGCCGCTGTCGATCTCCGGGTGATGGGCCTCAGGCTGCGGCACCCCGAACAGCGCATCGAGCTCGGGCATCAGTTGCTTGAGGGCGCCGCAATCGCGCAATACCTGGATGAATACCTGGGGTTGGTCCTCCATCAGCGCCCGGGCGATTTCCTTCCAGCTGCGCTCGGCGGTCAGGGCTTGCAGTTCGCCTGAATCTCCCAGTTCGCGCATCAGCTCGATGGTTTCCGGGGCCACGCTAAAGCCCATGCCGGCATAGCGCGCGGCAAAGCGGGCGACGCGCAGCACGCGCAAGGGATCTTCGGCGAATGCCGGGGAAACATGGCGCAAAATTCGGGCTTCTAGGTCTTTCTGGCCGTTATACGGGTCGCAGATATTGCCCTCGTCGTCCTCGGCCATGGCATTGATGGTCAGGTCGCGGCGGATCAGGTCCTGCTCGAGGGTAACCTCGGGGCTTGCGTGGAAGGTGAAGCCGCCATAGCCGCGTCCGCTCTTGCGCTCGGTGCGCGCCAAGGCGTATTCCTCACCGCTTTTGGGGTGCAGGAACACCGGGAAATCCGCCCCGACCGGGCGATAGCCCAGGGCTTGCATTTGTTCCGCCGTGGCGCCGACCACGACCCAGTCGATATCACTGACCGGCCTGCCGAGCAGGCGGTCGCGTACGGCGCCGCCGACTTTGTAGATCTGCATGTAGAACCTCCGTTGATGCCACAGGATAACCTGTCTGGCAGCAACGGAGGGCGTGCTAGAGGTGCACTACCGCCAGGTCCAGGCGACCATAGTCAGCTTCGCCGTGCTCGCCTTTGGGCGGCACATGGTGGGTTTTCATCACCTGCTCGCCCTGCAGGGTCTCCAGGTGGATGTCAAAGCCCCAGAGGCGGTGCAGGTGCTTGAGAACCTCCTCGGTTGAGTCGCCCAGGGGTTTGCGGTCGTGTTGCTGGTGGCGCAGGGTCAGCGAGCGGTCGCCGCGACGGTCGATGCTCCAGATCTGCACGTTGGGTTCACGGTTGCCGAGGTTGTACTGGGCGGCCAGGGTCTCGCGGATGATCCGATAGCCACTTTCGTCGTGGATGGCCGGTACCAGCAGGTCTTCGCGCTGATCGTCATCGAGGATGCTGAACAGCTTTAGGTCGCGGATTACCGTCGGCGACAGGTACTGGAGAATGAAGCTTTCGTCCTTGAAGCTGCTCATGGCGAACTTGATGGTCGACAGCCAGTCACTGCCGGCGATGTCGGGGAACCAGCGGCGGTCCTCTTCGGTAGGGTGTTCGCACATGCGGCGGATGTCGCGGTACATCGCAAAGCCCAGGGCATAAGGGTTGATGCCGCTGTAATAGGGGCTGTCGAAGCCTGGCTGGAACACCACGCTGGTGTGCGACTGCAGGAACTCCATCATGAAGCCTTCGGTCACCAGGCCTTCGTCATACAGATCGTTCATCAGGGTGTAGTGCCAGAAGGTTGCCCAGCCTTCGTTCATCACCTGGGTCTGGCGCTGCGGGTAGAAGTACTGGGCGATCTTGCGCACGATACGCACGATTTCACGCTGCCAGGGTTCGAGCAGCGGCGCGTGTTTCTCGATGAAGTAGAGGATGTTCTCCTGGGGTTCGGCCGGGAAGCGCGCGTTGTCGCGGTCGCTGTTCTTGTCGGCGCCCTTGGGAATGGTGCGCCACAGGTCGTTGATCTGTTTTTGCAGGTGCTCTTCGCGTTCCTTCTGGCGGCGCCGCTCTTCTTCGGCGGAGATCGGGTAGGGCCGCTTGTAGCGGTCGACACCGTAGTTCATCAGCGCGTGGCAGGAGTCGAGCAGGTCTTCGACGGCATCGATGCCATGGCGTTCTTCGCACTGGGTGATGTACTGCTTGGCAAACACCAGGTAGTCGATGATCGAGCTGGCGTCGGTCCAGGTGCGGAACAGGTAGTTGCCCTTGAAGAAGCTGTTGTGTCCGTAGCAGGCGTGGGCAACCACCAGGGCCTGCATGCAGATGGTGTTTTCTTCCATCAGGTAGGCGATGCAGGGGTCGGAGTTGATCACGATCTCGTAGGCCAGGCCCATTTGACCGCGGCTATAGGACTTTTCAGTGCTGAGAAAGTGTTTGCCGTAGGACCAGTGGTGATAGCCCAGCGGCATGCCGACGGAGGCGTAGGCGTCCATCATTTGCTCGGCAGTGATCACCTCGATCTGGTTGGGGTAGGTGTCCAGGGCGTAGCGCTCGGCCAGGCGGCTGATTTCCCGGTCATAGGCCTGGATCAGTTCGAATGTCCATTCGGACCCGGTAGAAATAGGGTGGCGCTTCTGCTCTCTAGCGGTCATGTCACTAACCTGCGCTGGAAGAGTTCACGGAAGACCGGATAGATATCGCCGGCCGACACCAGCTGCTGCTGGGCGAACGTATCGGCAAAGGCTTCGCCGATACGCTCATACTCGTACCACAATGCCTGATGTTCGCGAGGGGTGATCTCAACGTAAGTGTAGTACTGGACGAACGGCATGATCTGCTTGGTAAGAATCTCGCGGCAGATCGGCGAGTCGTCGTTCCAGTTGTCGCCATCTGAAGCCTGGGCGGCGTAGATGTTCCATTCATTGGCCGGATAGCGTTCTGCCATGATCTCCTGCATCAGCTTCAGGGCGCTGGAGACGATGGTGCCGCCGGTTTCCCGAGAGTAGAAAAACTCCTCTTCGTCTACTTCGCGGGCGCTGGTGTGATGGCGGATGAACACGACTTCGATCTTGTCGTAGTTGCGCTTGAGGAACAGGTACAAAAGGATGAAGAAGCGCTTGGCGATGTCCTTGGTGGCCTGGGTCATGGAGCCGGAAACGTCCATCAGGCAGAACATCACCGCCTTGGAACTGGGGTTGGGTTGCTTGACCAGCAGGTTGTACTTGAGGTCGAAGGTGTCGAGGAACGGCACGCGGTGGATGCGCGCGCTCAATCGCTCGATTTCCGCTTCGATTTCCTGAATATCGCCGAAATTGTCCGGTTCTTCGCGCTTCAGGCGCGCCAGTTCTTCCTGCGCCTCACGCAGTTTTGCCCGGCTGCTGCCGGACAGGGCGATACGCCGGGCATGGGCTGAACGCAGGGTGCGGATGATGTTGATGCGTGACGGGTTGCCTTCGTTGCTGATACCGGCGCGCACGGTCTTGAAGGTGTCGGTGCCGGTCAGGTGACGTTTGACCAGGTTGGGCAGTTCGAGGTCTTCGAACATGAACTCGAGGAATTCTTCCTGGGTAATCTGGAAGACGAACTCGTCCATGCCTTCGCCAGAGTTGCCGGCCTTGCCGCGGCCGCCGCCCCCGCCGCCCCCTTGCGGACGGGCGATATGCTCGCCCGCGGTGAATTCCTTGTTGCCAGGGTGCACCACGGTCTGCTTGCCGCCGCGGCCATGGTGCAGCACCGGCTCGTCGATGTCGCGACCGGGAATGCTGATCTGCTCGCCATGCTCCATATCGGTGATGGAGCGGCGG
This portion of the Pseudomonas sp. SORT22 genome encodes:
- the rpsU gene encoding 30S ribosomal protein S21 is translated as MPAVKVKENEPFDVALRRFKRSCEKAGVLAEVRSREFYEKPTSERKRKAAAAVKRHAKKVQREQRRAVRLY
- the tsaD gene encoding tRNA (adenosine(37)-N6)-threonylcarbamoyltransferase complex transferase subunit TsaD, with the protein product MLVLGLETSCDETGVALYDSERGLLADALFSQIDLHRVYGGVVPELASRDHVKRMLPLIRQVLAEADCVATEIDAIAYTAGPGLVGALLVGASCAQALAFAWGIPALGVHHMEGHLLAPMLEEQPPEFPFVALLVSGGHTQLVRVDGIGQYELLGETLDDAAGEAFDKTAKLIGLPYPGGPEIARLATQGVPGRFVFPRPMTDRPGLDFSFSGLKTFALNTWQQCQSAGDDGEQTRCDVSLAFQQAVVETLTIKCKRALKQTGLKRLVIAGGVSANKALRASLEDMLAGIKGNVYYARPQFCTDNGAMIAYAGCQRLAAGQQESLAISVQARWPMEQLAPL
- the plsY gene encoding glycerol-3-phosphate 1-O-acyltransferase PlsY, which translates into the protein MFWLLALCAYLLGSLSFAIVLSRLNGSPDPRMSGSGNAGATNMLRLAGRKLAVLTLLGDLCKGLLPVLVANLAGLDLQQQAWIGVCAVIGHLFPVYFRFRGGKGVATAAGMLLGLYPPAALLAISAWLLTFYLTRTSSLAALVATPLTLPLLAWREPEALLPISVLTVLIVWRHRGNLRDLFAGRERHF
- the folB gene encoding dihydroneopterin aldolase, translating into MDRVFIEGLEVDTVIGAYDWERGIRQCLRLDLSFAWDNRPAAAGDDLTKALDYASVSARIQAFAEQSEFQLVETFAERLAAVLMSEFQIPWLRLKLTKPGAVPAATGVGVEIERGCL
- the folK gene encoding 2-amino-4-hydroxy-6-hydroxymethyldihydropteridine diphosphokinase; translation: MSLNRVYLGLGSNIERERHLTAGLDALAEMLTDMHCSAVFESQAVGIKSGPFFNLVVSGLTELPLMELDRRLKFIEADNGRYAPERKGLPLDIDVLMYNDLHGSFDGLVLPRAEILKNAFVLWPLALIAPALKHPGAGKTMSQLWAEAQIEQVLAPVPFEWRGQQLTGL
- a CDS encoding multifunctional CCA addition/repair protein, encoding MQIYKVGGAVRDRLLGRPVSDIDWVVVGATAEQMQALGYRPVGADFPVFLHPKSGEEYALARTERKSGRGYGGFTFHASPEVTLEQDLIRRDLTINAMAEDDEGNICDPYNGQKDLEARILRHVSPAFAEDPLRVLRVARFAARYAGMGFSVAPETIELMRELGDSGELQALTAERSWKEIARALMEDQPQVFIQVLRDCGALKQLMPELDALFGVPQPEAHHPEIDSGIHTLSVLEQAALHQQPLSVRWACLLHDLGKGLTPEKEWPRHIAHEQRGLKLIKAVNQRFKAPRECQELALLVGEYHTHCHRALELRASTLLELLQSFDVYRRPQRFEEFIVACEMDARGRKGLEQRDYPQADYLRGAAAAARAVQVQPLVQRGLTGQALGEALKGERLKALKAYKEGLGR
- a CDS encoding SpoVR family protein; translated protein: MTAREQKRHPISTGSEWTFELIQAYDREISRLAERYALDTYPNQIEVITAEQMMDAYASVGMPLGYHHWSYGKHFLSTEKSYSRGQMGLAYEIVINSDPCIAYLMEENTICMQALVVAHACYGHNSFFKGNYLFRTWTDASSIIDYLVFAKQYITQCEERHGIDAVEDLLDSCHALMNYGVDRYKRPYPISAEEERRRQKEREEHLQKQINDLWRTIPKGADKNSDRDNARFPAEPQENILYFIEKHAPLLEPWQREIVRIVRKIAQYFYPQRQTQVMNEGWATFWHYTLMNDLYDEGLVTEGFMMEFLQSHTSVVFQPGFDSPYYSGINPYALGFAMYRDIRRMCEHPTEEDRRWFPDIAGSDWLSTIKFAMSSFKDESFILQYLSPTVIRDLKLFSILDDDQREDLLVPAIHDESGYRIIRETLAAQYNLGNREPNVQIWSIDRRGDRSLTLRHQQHDRKPLGDSTEEVLKHLHRLWGFDIHLETLQGEQVMKTHHVPPKGEHGEADYGRLDLAVVHL
- a CDS encoding YeaH/YhbH family protein, whose product is MSYVIDRRLNGKNKSTVNRQRFLRRYRDHIKKAVEEAVSRRSITDMEHGEQISIPGRDIDEPVLHHGRGGKQTVVHPGNKEFTAGEHIARPQGGGGGGGRGKAGNSGEGMDEFVFQITQEEFLEFMFEDLELPNLVKRHLTGTDTFKTVRAGISNEGNPSRINIIRTLRSAHARRIALSGSSRAKLREAQEELARLKREEPDNFGDIQEIEAEIERLSARIHRVPFLDTFDLKYNLLVKQPNPSSKAVMFCLMDVSGSMTQATKDIAKRFFILLYLFLKRNYDKIEVVFIRHHTSAREVDEEEFFYSRETGGTIVSSALKLMQEIMAERYPANEWNIYAAQASDGDNWNDDSPICREILTKQIMPFVQYYTYVEITPREHQALWYEYERIGEAFADTFAQQQLVSAGDIYPVFRELFQRRLVT